Proteins encoded together in one Syntrophales bacterium window:
- a CDS encoding DUF1367 family protein — MQVYLTKTQTGLIPADKETEAWYNKIKSGEVVSSDFKKTRNYQFLKKWFALLNVGFDNWNPGEVNSNYGIPEKNFERFREDVTILAGYFHTVVRLDSSVRIEAKSVAFSNMTEEEFSALYNKTINVLLKRVYNSTLTKEELENIVNQYMAFA, encoded by the coding sequence ATGCAAGTTTACCTGACAAAAACCCAAACCGGACTAATTCCTGCTGATAAGGAAACAGAGGCGTGGTACAATAAAATAAAATCCGGTGAAGTGGTTAGTTCGGATTTCAAGAAAACGAGAAACTATCAATTCCTTAAAAAATGGTTTGCCTTACTTAACGTAGGTTTTGATAATTGGAACCCGGGTGAGGTTAACTCTAACTACGGAATACCTGAAAAGAACTTTGAACGATTCAGGGAAGATGTTACCATTCTTGCCGGATACTTCCATACCGTTGTCAGGTTGGATAGTAGTGTAAGAATTGAAGCTAAAAGCGTAGCATTTTCAAACATGACAGAGGAAGAGTTTTCGGCTCTTTATAATAAGACAATCAATGTACTCTTGAAGCGTGTTTATAATAGCACATTAACAAAAGAAGAACTTGAAAACATCGTAAACCAATACATGGCGTTTGCATAA